The Miscanthus floridulus cultivar M001 chromosome 7, ASM1932011v1, whole genome shotgun sequence genome includes a region encoding these proteins:
- the LOC136467835 gene encoding 1-aminocyclopropane-1-carboxylate oxidase 1-like, with the protein MAATVSFPVVNMEKLETEEKATAKEVIRDACENWGFFELLNHGISHELMDEVERLTKAHYASFREAKFQEFAARTLEAGDKDVDWESTFFVRHLPASNLADLPDVDDHYRQVMKQFASEIQKLSEKLLDLLCENLGLEPGYLKSAFAGSNGPTFGTKVSAYPPCPRPDLVDGLRAHTDAGGIILLFQDDQVSGLQLLKGGEWVDVPPIRHAIVVNIGDQLEVITNGRYKSVMHRVLTRPDGNRMSIASFYNPGADAVIFPAPALVGAAGTEEERAQATYPRFVFEDYMNLYVRHKFEAKEPRFEAMKSAIATA; encoded by the exons ATGGCAGCCACGGTTTCCTTCCCGGTGGTGAACATGGAGAAGCTGGAGACCGAGGAGAAGGCCACGGCCAAGGAGGTCATCCGCGACGCCTGCGAGAACTGGGGCTTCTTCGAG CTGCTGAACCATGGCATCTCGCACGAGCTGATGGACGAGGTGGAGCGGCTAACCAAGGCGCACTACGCCAGCTTCCGGGAGGCCAAGTTCCAGGAGTTCGCGGCGCGGACGCTGGAGGCCGGCGACAAGGACGTGGACTGGGAGAGCACCTTCTTCGTCCGCCACCTCCCGGCCTCCAACCTCGCCGACCTCCCCGACGTCGACGACCACTAcag gcaagtgatgaagcaattcgCATCGGAGATCCAGAAGCTGTCGGAGAAGCTGCTGGACCTGCTGTGCGAGAACCTGGGCCTGGAGCCGGGTTACCTGAAGTCGGCCTTCGCGGGGTCCAACGGCCCGACGTTCGGCACCAAGGTGAGCGCGTACCCGCCGTGCCCGCGCCCGGACCTCGTCGACGGCCTCCGCGCGCACACCGACGCCGGCGGCATCATCCTGCTGTTCCAGGACGACCAGGTGAGCGGCCTGCAGCTGCTGAAGGGCGGGGAGTGGGTGGACGTGCCGCCCATCCGCCACGCCATCGTCGTCAACATCGGCGACCAGCTGGAGGTGATCACCAACGGGCGGTACAAGAGCGTGATGCACCGCGTGCTCACGCGCCCCGACGGCAACCGCATGTCCATCGCGTCCTTCTACAACCCGGGCGCCGACGCCGTCATCTTCCCGGCACCCGCGCTCGTCGGCGCCGCCGGCACCGAGGAGGAGCGCGCCCAGGCCACGTACCCGAGGTTCGTGTTCGAGGACTACATGAACCTGTACGTGCGCCACAAGTTCGAGGCCAAGGAGCCACGGTTCGAGGCCATGAAGTCGGCCATCGCCACCGCGTGA